The nucleotide window ccaGTGTAGTGGTTGCTTAATTACAGTATTAACTTTTTTGCTGTTTACTTATACCTGAAAGAAAAACATAACCATGATGCttgtttacatgtattgataccCCACTGCTAACACTTATAAGGCTTCCCCCCAGTAATGGTGATGCAAAATAATATTGATACATTTACACCACATCCTACAATTTTTATTctcaaaatgtttgaccttagcatttcttaaataattttcatatcaCTACAATGCAAGGTTTCGTAAACCAATCATGAGTCCATAATGCATTTAAACTAAgtaaaaatatgataattttattatgattatgaTAATTATCCCACAGAATATATCTTCAAATGACATACAAAACGAGACTTAAAAGGGGTTAATGTTCATTGTGGATGTAAACATTGAAAGTTGTAGTTAATCCCTACTGTAAGTTGCATGTAATCTGGtgttgtttgtcagtaaattGCTCCTGCGATGGAGCCCTGGAAAAATGTATGATTAGTGCAAAACTCATTCGAAAGGTGCCGGGGAGTCCTGGAAGCCGGAAACATATACGCTTTTTGTGTGGTTGCATTTTGTGTGGTGTCATTAGCCACGGACAATGATATCgcctgggttcgaatttactattaaatagTAAAGATATAGAACCCCAAATAtattagcataatttatgtactataatgaattgATATTGGTAAAAATAACATTTGAGTATCAAAATCGTTATGTGTGGTTTGATTTTGGGGGGTAATActccggtttcgagatacgctcgagttatttccctttgaagaactttcgtacatagtaaggcgcgaaacaacttgtttacatgcgggagtggggcgaatattcatcactgcataagtgaatgtacCCATTAAGTTTGTCATACGCTGTTTTATCACCCCGAATTcaagtgataagtattcaggtagtaattagatacatggaattcttattacaTCACGTAATTTTATTGGTCGTAGGTGTCATATTCtggatattactttcaaatatgacattgtttttatgtttctgcttttgtaaaacatttctttcaatagtattttgtgtttctaatatttacatatttaaaaagaagccgcttttaatacattttatcgtcttcctcactgactgtaggttcACCCTGTCCCACTTAGGCCCTCAAAAttctactaaatgtacctcctacacaaAAGAactcttatctcgaaactgacGTATTCCACCGGTCGAAATTCCTGTGATTAGTGAAAGTGCAGAGTGTTAACGACTTGCAGTTACTTGGAACTATTACGGACTACAGTTTATTGAACCGAtattgacagttccatcgccaaacattcgtcattaggtgtgaatgtcatggtttcgcagagatgaccttaaaaacggatgatgCATGCCACAGAAGATGTGGTACGCTAGAGAACCCTCACCGGttttggtgacgtttccatgaCTTAGATATCtagctccagtttttggcactctagttttccctTTAGCTCTTACATGTTTATAggtattgttatttcgaatttccaaaatttcggcttgagcattactgaagagacattgtttgtcgaaatacgcatcttgttttaaaaaatcggGTTGACGTGTCCGGttaaacagaaaataaaagaaaacctCTAACTTTCAACAAGATAAATTCAACCGTTCGTTAAAATTTACCTCTCGAGAACCACATAGATACGGTTTGTCAATTTCACAGTACACATTTCCTTAAGTAGTATATATTCCAGTTTGTTTAAACAATGCTCCCTAAAACCAAGTTAAGATCACAATGGGAATTTTGTGAATTGATGCTTAAGAAAAACTATGTTCATGTATTGTAAAGAACAGAGCTCCAATTTAGTTAAAGGATGTGTATGATGTGCTTTCCTGTATATTGGGTAATATTCAGAaccaatttttgtttttgtttatctCTCTTAAACCAGGCAAAGGGTGCACTTGTTATAGTATACAATAAAGATCTTAAACTATATGCATTTAACAATTGGCGATATACTTTGTGCAGAATTCATATTCAAGTGTCAATACTTCGGATGTAAATAGGGATTATTAGAATActttaagatatttcaaataGCTTTATAAGTTTACATGCATCCTCTGACAGGTTGTGTTCAATGTCTGGAGTTGCCACGTGATAGTTCTAACTTTATGACCAGGTTACGCCCACAGCTTTGAGTATCTTTGTCACAACAACGTGACACTGATGATGACCTTCGTGACCTATGTACCTTACACATTGTATGTTCTGTTTCAAATATCGAATTGAACGTCCAGTATGATAACCAAACATAAAAGAACCATTCTTATAAGTACGTCCTAGCTGTTACGTAATGTTCACTTTCAGTATTATATTTCATGAGTTTCCCCTATGCTACATATTCAATAGTTCTCCACTATGGACAGTTACGTTTTTATAAAGACTTGTTGTGATGTATGCGCTTCATAAAGGTATTATCAATGACAGtgtcgcgccggtaagtgagaaagtttcccagtttactttcggaaggtcggtggtctcttcccaggtgcattgtatctgggttctctcttccaccaacaaaaactgggcgccaccatataactgaaaaattgttgagtgtggcggaaaacatcaaaaatcaatcaatcaaaatcaatGACAATGTGTGCCAGATCTTACCATTTCTCAATAACGATGTATTGTGTGACCTCAAATTATCTTTAAGAGCACTAATGATTTAGCAAGCGTGTTCAATTTAGCAATGTTACTTTATGACAAGCTGGTAGGAGGTTGGTTTACGTAACTTGTGACGTCGACCGCAAGCCGGAACGGAATTACCTCCAGGTATGTAGCTTTCTGGGGAAAACTGTGATAACTTACAGAGCTACATACTCACCACTTTTAAAACGTTCAATATACGGTGCAGAAAAATGCCCATATTTGAGGTCTTATATCGCTCAGTTATGTAGGTTTTTTTTCCTGAgctgtaaatcgaaggtttgTACAAAGGGTGGATCTGTCTTTCTCTTGTCTTACCAGATAGCTATAGATCTGCAGCGAGGGTGGAAGTGCGTAACTAAATGAGTATTTTTTCTGCTTGTACGGCTATACACACATTCATTGGATCGTGATTATAGTGAGGTGAAGGTggttttatgtttttttttgtaGGCTTGAGAGGTGAGAGATTCAATTTGAGTCACAATGCACGAAGGGATGAAAACGAAACAAGCAAACAATCTTTATGACTTATCTATAGCTATGTTTCTTAACCTCTtcgtaaatgaataaatatatagcaGTGATATGTCATGTTCTctttaatgaaattcatcaacGTTAACAATTATAATTCTTTTTCTCAGCTCCTATCTAATCTTTTCTAATGAGTTGAATTTCGCGCCTATTTgttattgatgaaaatattgagACCCAAGCACCCTCACCACCACAATCATTTTAATCATTGTCATTATATCACTAATATTCTAATACTATTCTTATTTAGTCCTGCATATAGCGCGTATAATGCATGAATTGATGTCTGTGACCCTTAAAACGAGGTGAGCGCAATGGTGTTGTTGATGAATACATTTCAAGTTTGCTCTACATTGACATAATCAATGTTACTTTATGACAGACGTGTTAACAGACTACAAGTGCACCGATCGTTTCTATCTGTGATGTATAAcgtattagaaataaaaatgtaacaGGTGATAGCCATCATACAGTTTAggcaaaacaaaaatattaatatcacagaaaaaaaatgaaattactaTCAATCAATTGAATTGCGTTTTAGGAAAACAATTAAGTTAAAAAAGAAGGCCAAACCTCTATcgaaaattaaaagaaaaacaaatcagTAAATTACTATTCACTTGTGTGTATTTGGTATTGAAATTCATAAACCTTATCCAGTAtatcttgtaaatttcagatgcATTCTCGTTGATGTTCATAAGTacattataatgaaaaaaagactATATTGACAAAATGCAGTACTGACACCCAGTCAAACGTTCAGCGTGTGTTTTAGGTGTTCAGTTGTTGAAAACTAGTGAAACTATAATTACCTGTAccgatgtttttgtttttaactcTTTACTATCAAAACAAGACGGAAACGTATCTAGGttatttcaaattgttttaGAACATTGACAATTGAATCTATCGAAGTAAATGGAAAATATATCTTTacccttttttttcaaatttaattcgtgtattaatattatttctattctatttattTTGCCGATGAATGCGAATGCTTGAGTTTACGAGCGTACACGCAAATACGCCCATGGGAAGGTGTTGCCTTTCGTGAATTATTATTGCTTGCCTGATATCCATCACCTAACAAAATGTTCTGGATTGGAGATTGTGAGGTAATATAACACAGAACGTAAACATACAGCTTGCAACTCCGCAGGGAATAATTtgcatattaattatgatatgaaatacatgtataaaagataCGTAAACGATGATTTTGAAATCAGATGGAACACGGTAAGGTTTTAAAACAATTgcaatcaaatttgaaaacggTTATCTTAAGTCTTAAATTGGGTTGTGTTATCacctgttttttgttttattttttctgtttatttgGTAAATTATCTGTAACTATGTGCGACCCATTCATAGATATGCTATCTTTTGCGCAGCTAATTTGTTTTCGATATTTCCAAACATAATATCATAGACTAAACGTGAAATACTCTCTTTACAAATTATGACGTGCATTATGTGATTTAATATGGGACACTAATTTTGACCATGGATTACTCTATATACCTGATCAAGACCGGGCTCAAGAcggctgtgaccggtcgacaggggatgttcacTCCTAGACACCTGCTCCCTCCTATGatatgtctaggggtccgtgtacgcccatttgtttttattttgtaatccttgtgagagttatgggattgattacTCTTTGATATCTACGCCTTTCATTGAATTGAAGGTTTACCGCTAGTTTGTTTTTCAACGATTCTAAAACCTTAATGCATATGCTGCATATACACCTGTGCATCAGACAatgtatatgttatatatttgtatgtataaccAATGATTTTGTTGAATTAAAGTAATCGAAACggaaatttctattattttcagGATCAATAAGATGGGCGATTTTACAGCCAGGAATGCTATTTTCTTGCTCTGCTTTGTTGCTTTCACCTCAGCAGGTatggtgttttgtttttttttgtttgtcaaAATCAAATAATCAAAACTCATCAACTATTGCATTATGAAATTATCATTTCTCATATCATTCTgaatgttgtattctttatatgaatatatacatattgatCACTGGTCGATAATTTCACCTTTTTATCATTCTTTGATTGTATTAAAATTGGATAAACaaatattatcaaatattgCATGATGAAATTCTTATTCATTACGTCATTTTTTCTTTGACAATTTAATATTGCATATATTCAATGATTTTAAGCTTAGATCATTAAGAAAATGTGTTATAGAGTTCCTCATCGACAATATCGTcctggtctttggtgatcaggtcttcaaacagtctgttgaaaGTCTCATGGGCACGATTTGTGCTCATtcgttagctgacctgtttctgtAGTGATATGAGACAACATTCATTCAAAAATtcctatgtgagaagaaaaagtttcatgttgtggccttcaatttgacatttaaatatattgtcgatgttttatcttttacatgtaacaatggCTAAATATCCATCCATATCTCGATTCGATattatatccctgtgaactagaaataaaaaaaaactgagTCGTttatttctgcttcatacttagatgtgttatcactgaagagacattatttgtcgaaatgcgcatctggtgcatcaaaatttgtaccgtataagttttatattatgaccccTGTGTCGAGGCcactgctggtggactgttagtccccgacggtctctacagcccagcagctaagtacttcgttactagcttgaaaatacagatgtatatataattgctgttataaaatttagaaattcatttcaaaattaaggattatctccctcacgcataactcttatccttcgacgaatttaactccactttttttgtacactgttttcccctataatagctctaaaacttcattgttatttcggatttcaaacatttcggttgagcatcactgaagagacattgtttgtcgaaatgcgcatctggtgtatcgaaattggtactgtataagtgttatattgaaaatagattttaacggcaaactagcGACTCAACTTTATGTTGAACACTATTGTTTCAAactctctatcgtcaacttcccatattcatgtagcgatattcctttatcacctgcatatgatgtttatatctctcaatttattcaatacacaatagcttgttctgcatatgatcagtttttaaatcgaagcaggttaATGACATACaggttgatggtgcagaggtttccagagtctcgtttaaagttagtatTTTGCAAATGTTATAGTCGCTATAGCAATCTAGTTTGTCTTTAAAACCTaccattgggttaaatgctgtttgacgtgtttcatacagattgctAGGCCATTCTTTGCACACTATTGTTACCGACATAGatttccgtttacctgatcaatgtATTGGGCTCATGCCGGGTATAACCGGTCGATAGGGATatttactcctcataggcacctgatcccgtcTCTTTTATGTCCAGGggccgtgtttgtccaactctctattttgtattgcttataggaattatgggattgatcgCTTCGTTATCATCGCCTCCCTTAAGCGTTCCGAAAATCCTttaatcgttataatgatcttatttgcaaataaaacctgtcattaggttgaGTGTTGCTTCtttgtgtttcatatcaattattgagctattctatacatttttattttgactTAAATTTCCTCCATTTATCAAGACATCAAGACAATAGGTCAACAGgcattcctcctaggcactttaTTCCCCAACTGATGTTTACAGGGTTCTTTTCCCCCTACCCAACATCTGAAAGATAGTGCAATCATCCGCGGGGATGTAACTAAATTTACAAGATTCATAAATTTAGAAAGTGATTTTTTCCAGAAATGAGTACGCACATGATCTGGTAAACACTCATAGCTAAAGATAAACTGATGGTATCCTTACGATTTAAATTGGGATTAAAAAGCGATGATATACTGTTTAATGCCTAGATTTCcctttaaggtattccatgtataatgaaaggataatgaacaattttaaaagatttagaTCAACagaaaagtttattgttaaataatgatgaaaatgaagcTGATGAAATTCACAAGACTGAAAAATGATTAGAagatgacctttttgcactaaAGACATTTTGGAAGacttgtctgccctttgtaacaATAAGacaaatctaattttctaaaaatgtgtgtgctcaatgattgattttatttcatataatttcatgaaaagaaagtAACACTTTACCAAGAGATAATTATCAAAAACATAATTTgtgtttaaaatattgtaataaaacatgctttccccgtatacttcaatgttaaattctaggtgaaataaatcaggcagtaaacaaaattttgaaaatgcctatggtggattatttttatttgatgaacccttcaaaatgataccatgattacaaatattccaccttCCATTTATTAggtatgaaatatggtcattatacattgaataccttaatacTACGTACAACATTGTCCATTAACCCCTTTAAACTGTCGGAATTATTTACAAGTGACCTTAGTATATTCCGTCGCTCCTATTGGGAATAACTATGTGGTATCGTTTTTCTATATGATATGTAAGTATGCGATATCAAATACTTTCAACGAAAAATTCTTACATTCCCGTTGTGCTATTTGGTTGTAAAGGCATACGTATAACCAACGTGATGGATATATTTGAATTAACCACAAATATATACCTACAAAATTAAGCTTCATGTATCGTATTTTTCTGTGTATTAATTGTTGTGTGTTTTTCATTAGCAAAATTACGATATTactataaaaatatacaaatggtATTTATTAAGTTTTTGGATgtaattctatatatatatgatgaatGACTCttattatacattttatttagtgAAATGGCCAAGGGGAACATATACTTTGGTCAAGCCAAAGACCGGATGTCCTCGTGGGTGGCTGGAGGGATGGAGATGGCAGGACAATGAGgacaaaaataacaaaaaccaAATCGAAGACGGACACCACTTCTTTGGTAAACAGTCACACGACTTCTGAATAAGAACTACAATACTCATGTACACATATAATTTCTCAAAACAGTGTTTCCCCTCAAATATCGTGACAACGAGCAagcgtcatgttttcaaattcatCAGCAATATATTACACGAAATGCTAGTGGTAGCGATATTGTGCACGTTTCTATTCAATGAAGAACCATGTGTGGCTCCGGGTTAGAACATGGATGGAAATTCTCAATTGAAAAGGGTTTGGTTCATCCTTTCTGAGCTCTAGtcatttgaaattgatgatatcaaatatatattatgcTATGAACGCCTATAAGGAAGGATACTAATTTGTATATGTAGAACACTGGTGAAGATTAGGTTTGAATAGCGATGAAGGTGGCAAACATTGCGTACACAGGTTCTGCTTATTTTCTGTAAGGTTTGTGACATTCATATTCCAATAATAACAACAAAGCAAACATATTTAATTGTTTCtattgttctttattttttacTACAAATAATGTAGAGTGCATAcgaaaaagatatttttgttCTGTAAGTTATTTCAACGAAACCACTGGGATTCACCTCTCTTTGACTTGCCTTTACATTTGGTAATGCTTTACACACTTAAACGATGGTAAACGCAAATAGCCCAAAGTAATCTTAACCTTTTCATGCTAGGTTACCAAAGATATATAACTGAATATGATGTACGCTATAATTGCGCAcacctctggtgcgtccagTGATTTCATGTTTGTACgaatctttattttgtattgctataggagttatgagattgatcattgttcgttatcttcaccttgcatatgcatgtacatttatgacATCGTTTGATATCTAGATCATTTGAATATTAAATACATCACTTAACTGTCGCTTATGCGAAACTAAATATGATAATCCTATCTAAATTACATCAATGTAATGCAGAATTTTTAAGGTTGCAAATTATTCTGTTTGTCCAGGCATCAGTGGAAACAATCCTAGGAATCTGAATTTCTCTTACTGCACAAAGGACCCCAATGATTTTAATGACGAGGGATATTGGCCCAGTGGGAACTACTGTATTCTGAAGCATGGAAAGACTTGTCCTCCTGGAGGTAATTGCAGATGGTATATTTATCATCattcaaaatgttttatcaCATGTCTTCCCCAAATATAAATTACTTTCTGTACATATTGAAGGTGATTTCGTTTCTTGTCATTGGTTGTAATTACTGTTTTCTCCATTCAATATCTGTCCGATGTCAATTGATGAATGAAGCGACTCATGTTATACGATCTCATCCAATTTGGTGCATTTTGCGATTTATAACACATGATGTATCTTAATGCTTTGATCAAGAAATACCTCcagtaaaatatatttcataatgaaaCATCCAAATTTGTTAATACTTGATGTACCATTATTTCTCCAAGATCATAAACTGAcaatagacttaagtcaaaattatAATTAGTTGTATACTGTAGGTTTatcaaaaattcaaatgcaaacatatactgaaaatattatttgttcattaaaagtattgaaaaagatagctggatttgaaattaaagcttaagaA belongs to Ostrea edulis chromosome 7, xbOstEdul1.1, whole genome shotgun sequence and includes:
- the LOC125657184 gene encoding uncharacterized protein LOC125657184, translating into MILKSDGTRINKMGDFTARNAIFLLCFVAFTSAVKWPRGTYTLVKPKTGCPRGWLEGWRWQDNEDKNNKNQIEDGHHFFGISGNNPRNLNFSYCTKDPNDFNDEGYWPSGNYCILKHGKTCPPGAFQSGTVHWDDEDSRNKNSAGGELPSGKFGRNTEIDYCCRKDGPYSTEIRLPKSKPFYLLRHTTYCQRVRGMYAREETVFTDDEDKNNKNSVSGSHPYGPSNGGRNYKLFYCYYWSL